Part of the Candidatus Methylomirabilota bacterium genome is shown below.
AGGATGGCCAGGCCGGGGAACGTGCCGATCCACCACTGGTCGAAGTAGTTGCGTCCGGCGGCGATCATCGAGCCCCACTCCGGCACCTCGGGCGGAGGCCCCAGCCCGAGGAAGCTCAGCGCGGCGAAGGTCAGGATCGCGTGGCCGACGTCCAGCGTGGCGATCACGATGACGGACGAGATCACGTTGGGGACGATGTACCGCACCAGCACGCGGCCGTCCGACCCGCCGAGCGCGTACGCCCCCTGGACGTACTCGCGCTCGCGCACCGCCAGCACGAGGCCGCGCACCAGGCGGGCGTAAGTGGGCCACCAGGCGATCATGATCGCGATCACCGCGTTCCGGATCCCGGCGCCGAGAGCCGCCGTGATCACGAGGGCCAGGATGACCGTCGGAAACGCGAGCATCAGGTCGGTCACCCGCATCACGACCTCGTCGACCAGCCGGCCGACGAACCCGGCGACGCCGCCCACCGCGCCGCCGAGGACCGCCGCCAGCACCACCGCGACGATCCCGACCGGGATCGAGATGCGCGCGCCGTAGAGAATGCGGCTCCAGACGTCGCGCCCCAGGGCGTCGGTGCCGAGCCAGTGGGCCGTGGACGGCGGGCCCAGACGGTTCGCGATGTCCTGGCGGAGCGGCTCGTAGGGGGCGACCGCGGGGGCGGCCGCCGCCAGCGCGAGCCAGCCGCCCACGACCGCCAGGGCCACCAGGCTCAGCGGGGACCGCCGGAAAGGGCCGGGAAGGGAGCGGCGGAGCCCGGCCCTCTCCCGAGCGTCGAGGCGTGGCGGACTCTCGACCGCGACGTCCATTCCTAAGCTCCGACCTGGATCCGCGGGTCGATGAAGGCGTAGGCGACGTCGACCAGCAGGTTGGCGGCGACGTAGACGGTCGCGATCACCATCCCGACCCCCATGATCGCCGGGAAGTCGAGCGAGGTCGCGCTCCGGAAGGCGTAGAGGCCGAGGCCGGGCCAGGCGAAGACGCTCTCGATGATCACGGCGCCCGAGAGGAGCCGGCCGAAGCTCAGCCCGATCACGGTGACGACCGGAATGAGAGCGTTGCGCGCCGCATGCCGGAGCGTCACCGCCCGCTCGTCGAGACCCTTGGCCCGCGCCGTCCGCACGTAGTCCTCGCCCAGGACGTCGAGCGTGCTTCCCCGCATGAGCCGCGCCAGTACGCCGAGGTTGTAGGTCGAGAGGACGACCGCCGGCAACACGAGGTGGTGCAGCGTGTCCAGCGCCGCGTCCGGGCGCCCCGCCAGCAGGGCGTCGAGCACCAGGAACCCGGTGACCGCCGGCGGGGTCGAGAGGGTCGCGCTGAGCCGCCCGGGCGCCGGCGCCCAGCCGAGCCGCGCGTAGAAGACCAGCAGCGCGACGAGCCCCAGCCAGAAGACGGGCATCGACACGCCGACCAGCGAGGCGACCCGCGTGAGCTGGTCGAGGAGGCTGTCGCGCCGGACCGCCGAGAGGACCCCCAGCGGGATCCCCACCAGGACGCTGAGCGTCATCGCCGCGATGGCCAG
Proteins encoded:
- a CDS encoding ABC transporter permease; amino-acid sequence: MDVAVESPPRLDARERAGLRRSLPGPFRRSPLSLVALAVVGGWLALAAAAPAVAPYEPLRQDIANRLGPPSTAHWLGTDALGRDVWSRILYGARISIPVGIVAVVLAAVLGGAVGGVAGFVGRLVDEVVMRVTDLMLAFPTVILALVITAALGAGIRNAVIAIMIAWWPTYARLVRGLVLAVREREYVQGAYALGGSDGRVLVRYIVPNVISSVIVIATLDVGHAILTFAALSFLGLGPPPEVPEWGSMIAAGRNYFDQWWIGTFPGLAILSLTIAFNVVGDSLRDYLDPRLRKA
- a CDS encoding ABC transporter permease, with the protein product MLSGLQLFVARRLLLLGPMLLGITLLSFVLSNAVPADPVTANLGEQAAADPQIVAAFRHEWGLDRPLPEQYGIYLWNLLHGNLGLSISTRQPVLLDLQQRFPATIELAIAAMTLSVLVGIPLGVLSAVRRDSLLDQLTRVASLVGVSMPVFWLGLVALLVFYARLGWAPAPGRLSATLSTPPAVTGFLVLDALLAGRPDAALDTLHHLVLPAVVLSTYNLGVLARLMRGSTLDVLGEDYVRTARAKGLDERAVTLRHAARNALIPVVTVIGLSFGRLLSGAVIIESVFAWPGLGLYAFRSATSLDFPAIMGVGMVIATVYVAANLLVDVAYAFIDPRIQVGA